A single window of Anaerocolumna chitinilytica DNA harbors:
- the larC gene encoding nickel pincer cofactor biosynthesis protein LarC — translation MKKQSLYLECYSGISGDMTVGALIDLGADKEVLINGLKSLNVDGYRIEITRKTKNSIDACDFNVILAEDNHDHDMDYLFGHEKPIETEEPKTASVLPLPKDIPSLRLTAPKLDGYKMKKVHSALHHADTHEHSHNHSHGGHSHSHTAEGSLHFGHHEHRNLNDIYAIIDSSAITKNAKDIAKRIFYIIAEAESKAHGKSVDEVHFHEVGATDSIVDITAVAICLDNLNIGEVYISELYEGRGQITCQHGVLPIPVPAVVNISSKYSLKLHLTQVKGELVTPTGAAIAAAIRTKESLPSDFTINKIGLGTGKRDYEQTSFLRAMLIEEALPTLSAAIPDTVWVLEANVDDCSGEALSAAMDILLKNGAKDVYYTPIYMKKNRPAYLLGVITSEKELPLMEELIFTHTTTIGIRRQEMKRTTLRRSFQTIKTPYGDAAVKVCSFQNKTFYYPEADNIRSLSEQSGLDYTTLYSLVQTLAGKLSE, via the coding sequence ATGAAAAAGCAAAGTTTATATCTGGAATGTTATTCCGGAATCAGCGGTGACATGACAGTAGGTGCTCTTATAGACCTTGGAGCAGATAAAGAAGTACTAATAAACGGTTTAAAAAGTCTTAATGTTGACGGTTATAGAATTGAAATCACCAGAAAAACAAAGAATAGTATAGATGCCTGTGACTTTAATGTAATACTGGCAGAAGATAATCACGACCATGATATGGATTATCTTTTCGGTCATGAGAAGCCGATAGAAACAGAGGAACCCAAAACAGCTTCTGTTCTGCCTCTTCCTAAGGATATCCCCTCTCTCAGGCTAACTGCTCCCAAGCTGGATGGATATAAAATGAAAAAAGTACACTCAGCTCTGCACCATGCGGATACCCATGAACATAGCCACAACCACAGTCATGGCGGCCACAGTCATTCACACACCGCAGAAGGCTCCCTGCACTTTGGACATCATGAACACAGGAACTTAAATGATATTTATGCTATCATTGACAGCTCTGCCATAACAAAGAATGCCAAAGACATTGCCAAAAGAATATTTTATATTATTGCCGAGGCTGAATCAAAAGCTCATGGAAAATCTGTTGATGAAGTACATTTCCACGAAGTAGGTGCTACGGATTCCATCGTAGATATTACAGCCGTAGCTATCTGCCTGGATAATCTGAATATCGGAGAAGTTTATATTTCTGAACTTTATGAAGGAAGAGGGCAAATTACCTGCCAGCACGGTGTTCTTCCAATTCCGGTACCTGCGGTTGTCAATATTTCCTCGAAGTATAGCCTTAAACTTCATCTTACCCAGGTTAAAGGTGAGCTTGTTACTCCCACCGGAGCTGCCATTGCTGCGGCTATCAGGACCAAAGAATCACTACCCTCTGACTTTACGATTAACAAAATCGGTCTGGGAACGGGAAAAAGGGACTATGAACAGACCAGCTTCTTAAGAGCAATGTTGATTGAAGAAGCCCTTCCCACATTGTCTGCTGCCATACCGGATACCGTTTGGGTGCTGGAGGCCAATGTAGATGATTGTTCAGGCGAGGCCCTTTCTGCCGCCATGGATATTCTATTAAAAAATGGAGCTAAGGATGTGTATTACACTCCTATCTACATGAAAAAGAATCGTCCTGCCTATCTTTTGGGAGTGATTACTTCTGAAAAGGAACTTCCCCTTATGGAAGAGTTAATCTTTACCCATACCACTACTATCGGTATCCGCAGGCAGGAAATGAAGCGCACCACCTTAAGGAGAAGCTTTCAGACAATAAAGACTCCTTACGGAGATGCAGCTGTTAAGGTCTGTTCCTTCCAAAACAAAACCTTTTATTATCCGGAAGCTGACAATATCCGAAGCCTTTCTGAACAGTCGGGACTGGATTATACCACTCTGTACAGTTTGGTTCAGACTTTGGCAGGTAAGCTGTCGGAGTAA
- a CDS encoding GGDEF domain-containing protein, translating to MEEQFQLLEKILEGRYITPVYQPIVSLIDGHIYGYEALSRISVKELEMNIEQMFKVADRMDKSWELETLCRKKSLEHATQLSEGKKLFLNVNSNIIYDKNFIEGFTKSSLITYGLYSDDVIFEITERVAVNDMNAFLASINHYKSQGYGIAIDDFGVGYSGLNIIASVKPNFIKLDMNLIRDIDKEEIKQMVCKAMVDFGANAGIQVIAEGIETEEELNTLIKLNVNLGQGYFLGMPERTFQNLAPHKIELIKALRAKIYADNIKSSAYPIAGYLARAGHTFSSDEIAEDVYEILRHDPSIKGFTILENEVAIGFMTKMSFNEILGGRYGFSLYSRKKIRKLMKGDFLRVNYNIPVDQVSGLAMQRTFEQLYDPIVVEKEGKYFGIVTIKDLLDACTKVEVDTAMHCNPLTGLPGNLLIEKEIMSRVFQNSPYCIIYYDIDNFKAYNDAYGFQNGDMMILLVADILKECALKNEFIGHIGGDDFIVLCDYQEGEEYCKAVIERFILRVTALYRKEDLLNGYIVSKNRHGRTENFSIASLSIAGISNKVKKYQSMEEFSTDIALLKKKCKRQSGNYCEIR from the coding sequence TTGGAAGAACAATTTCAGTTATTAGAAAAAATCTTGGAAGGAAGATATATAACACCGGTGTATCAGCCCATTGTATCGTTGATTGACGGACATATTTATGGATATGAAGCCCTTAGTAGAATATCTGTCAAAGAACTTGAAATGAATATTGAGCAGATGTTTAAGGTAGCAGACCGGATGGACAAGTCCTGGGAGTTAGAAACGCTATGCAGAAAAAAATCGCTGGAACACGCTACGCAGCTATCGGAGGGGAAAAAGCTTTTTCTTAACGTCAATTCCAATATTATTTACGATAAGAATTTCATAGAAGGGTTTACAAAAAGCAGCCTGATTACATACGGTCTATATTCAGATGATGTTATTTTTGAAATTACAGAGCGGGTTGCCGTTAATGATATGAATGCATTTTTGGCTTCTATCAACCACTATAAAAGTCAGGGCTATGGAATAGCCATTGATGACTTTGGTGTAGGTTATTCCGGACTTAATATCATAGCCAGTGTTAAGCCTAATTTTATCAAACTGGATATGAATCTCATCAGAGACATCGACAAAGAAGAAATTAAACAGATGGTATGCAAGGCAATGGTTGATTTTGGTGCCAATGCAGGGATTCAGGTAATCGCCGAGGGGATTGAAACAGAGGAGGAGCTGAATACGCTCATTAAGCTGAATGTCAATCTTGGACAAGGGTATTTTCTTGGTATGCCGGAGAGGACCTTTCAGAACCTTGCACCTCATAAGATTGAATTAATAAAGGCACTTCGGGCTAAAATATATGCCGATAATATCAAAAGCTCTGCCTATCCAATTGCGGGTTATCTGGCAAGGGCAGGGCATACATTTTCCTCCGATGAGATTGCGGAAGATGTCTATGAAATCCTGCGGCATGATCCTTCCATTAAGGGATTTACTATACTGGAAAATGAAGTCGCCATCGGTTTTATGACTAAAATGTCCTTTAATGAAATACTTGGCGGAAGGTACGGCTTTTCTCTCTATTCCAGGAAAAAAATCCGAAAACTCATGAAGGGGGATTTCCTACGGGTAAATTATAATATTCCTGTTGATCAAGTCTCCGGTCTTGCGATGCAAAGAACCTTTGAACAGCTCTATGATCCTATTGTGGTTGAGAAAGAGGGTAAATACTTTGGTATCGTGACCATCAAGGACCTATTGGATGCCTGTACAAAGGTAGAAGTGGATACCGCTATGCATTGTAATCCACTTACCGGGCTGCCCGGCAACCTGTTAATAGAAAAGGAAATCATGAGCCGTGTCTTTCAAAATTCACCTTATTGCATTATCTATTATGATATTGATAATTTCAAAGCCTATAACGATGCTTATGGCTTTCAAAATGGAGATATGATGATTCTTTTGGTCGCCGATATTTTAAAGGAATGCGCCTTAAAGAATGAGTTTATCGGCCATATAGGGGGAGATGATTTTATCGTCCTTTGTGATTATCAAGAGGGGGAAGAGTACTGTAAAGCAGTTATAGAACGTTTTATCCTGAGAGTCACAGCCCTTTATCGGAAAGAGGATCTTCTAAACGGATATATTGTATCGAAAAACCGGCACGGCAGGACAGAAAATTTCTCCATAGCAAGCCTTTCCATTGCCGGCATCTCCAATAAAGTCAAGAAATATCAGAGTATGGAAGAATTCTCTACAGATATTGCCCTGCTTAAGAAGAAATGTAAACGACAGTCTGGAAATTATTGTGAGATACGATAA
- a CDS encoding thiamine-binding protein, with protein MNASVAIQVLPHVDSDKEVIRIVDEVIDYIKSTGLKYYVGPCETAIEGEYEELMEIVKNCQYIAVKAGCPKVAAYVKITFAPEGGVLTIDQKVTKHHL; from the coding sequence ATGAATGCAAGCGTAGCAATACAGGTACTGCCCCATGTGGACAGTGATAAGGAAGTTATCAGAATAGTAGATGAGGTAATAGATTACATAAAAAGCACAGGTTTAAAATACTATGTAGGACCCTGTGAGACAGCTATCGAAGGTGAATATGAAGAACTCATGGAAATTGTTAAGAATTGCCAGTATATTGCCGTCAAAGCAGGCTGCCCCAAAGTCGCTGCCTATGTAAAAATAACCTTTGCACCGGAGGGTGGTGTTCTAACAATTGATCAAAAAGTTACAAAGCATCATCTATAA
- a CDS encoding ABC transporter permease, whose protein sequence is MIKKLQSIIYKISPVFAIAAILIIWQVLSSGGVVPKFMLPSPKEVVKAFISDFPLLMSHAKTTMAEAFWGLTSGILLGFLVAVAMDRFELAYKAIYPVLVITQTIPTVAIAPLLVLWLGYGILPKVTLIIITSFFPITIGLLDGFRNVDKDSLNLLKAMGATRFQSFVHIKFPGAIPHFFSGLRISVAYSIIGAVVAEWLGGFNGLGVYMTRVIKSYSYDKMFAVIFFISFISLLLMSGVKLLQKWITPWDREEKEKRFNNNVVRKEL, encoded by the coding sequence TTGATCAAAAAGTTACAAAGCATCATCTATAAAATATCCCCTGTATTTGCAATAGCTGCCATATTAATTATCTGGCAGGTATTGTCTTCCGGGGGAGTGGTACCAAAATTTATGCTGCCCTCACCAAAAGAAGTGGTAAAAGCCTTTATCAGTGACTTCCCGCTTTTAATGTCTCATGCAAAAACAACCATGGCAGAAGCCTTTTGGGGATTAACCTCGGGAATCCTCCTTGGATTTTTGGTGGCAGTAGCTATGGACCGGTTTGAACTTGCTTACAAAGCTATCTATCCGGTTCTTGTTATAACCCAGACAATTCCCACAGTAGCCATAGCTCCTCTTTTGGTATTATGGCTGGGATATGGTATACTGCCTAAGGTAACACTCATTATTATAACCTCCTTCTTTCCTATAACCATTGGACTGTTAGACGGTTTTCGGAATGTGGATAAAGATTCCTTAAACCTGCTGAAGGCTATGGGAGCAACGAGGTTTCAAAGCTTTGTTCACATCAAATTTCCGGGGGCAATTCCCCATTTCTTCTCAGGGCTTCGTATATCCGTAGCTTACTCAATAATCGGTGCGGTAGTTGCCGAGTGGTTGGGTGGATTTAACGGACTTGGAGTTTATATGACAAGAGTAATCAAATCCTACTCTTATGATAAGATGTTCGCGGTAATATTCTTTATTTCTTTCATCAGTCTTTTACTGATGTCCGGTGTGAAACTGCTGCAGAAGTGGATAACACCATGGGACAGAGAGGAAAAAGAAAAGCGGTTTAACAATAACGTAGTACGAAAGGAGTTATGA
- a CDS encoding ABC transporter substrate-binding protein has product MKKKITALFLCLVLVIGGLTACQSTNKAPAGNDNGDKSSELKKVRIVLDWTPNTNHTGLYVAQELGYFKEEGLDVEIMQPPEGSTTSLVGAGGAEFGISFQDTLAPAYATDNPMPVTAVAAVIQHNTSGIISLKKLGIDSPKKMEGHSYATWDSPIEQAIIKKIVEDDGGDYSKIKMIPNTVTNVVSALQTNIDTVWVYYAWDGIATKVAGLDTNYLNFADYGKELDFYSPVIIANDSFLKKNPDTAKKFLNAVRRGYEYAISEPEKAADILVKAVPELDSKMVTESQKWLADKYKAEVTRWGYIDKDRWDGFYNWLYDNKLIEKEIPSGTGFSNDYLAD; this is encoded by the coding sequence ATGAAAAAGAAAATAACAGCATTATTTTTATGCTTGGTATTGGTAATAGGGGGACTCACTGCCTGCCAGAGCACCAATAAAGCACCGGCAGGAAATGACAACGGGGACAAAAGCTCTGAATTAAAAAAGGTCAGAATTGTACTTGACTGGACTCCTAATACCAATCATACAGGGCTTTATGTTGCTCAGGAATTAGGCTATTTTAAGGAGGAAGGATTGGATGTTGAAATCATGCAGCCACCGGAAGGAAGTACAACTTCTCTGGTTGGAGCAGGAGGAGCAGAATTCGGTATCTCTTTTCAGGATACCCTAGCCCCCGCTTATGCGACGGATAATCCCATGCCGGTAACGGCAGTTGCAGCAGTAATTCAGCATAATACTTCCGGTATTATCTCCTTAAAGAAACTTGGAATTGATTCCCCAAAGAAAATGGAGGGTCATTCTTACGCAACTTGGGATTCTCCTATTGAGCAGGCCATTATTAAGAAAATTGTTGAGGATGACGGCGGCGATTACAGTAAGATTAAGATGATACCAAATACCGTAACCAATGTAGTTTCAGCTCTTCAGACCAATATTGATACTGTTTGGGTATATTATGCCTGGGACGGCATTGCTACAAAGGTAGCCGGCCTGGATACCAATTACCTGAACTTTGCCGATTACGGAAAAGAACTTGATTTTTATAGTCCGGTAATTATAGCAAATGACAGCTTTCTAAAGAAGAACCCGGATACTGCCAAGAAATTTTTAAATGCAGTTAGAAGAGGTTATGAATATGCAATTTCCGAGCCTGAAAAGGCAGCGGATATCTTAGTTAAGGCAGTTCCCGAGCTGGATTCTAAGATGGTAACAGAAAGTCAGAAATGGCTGGCAGATAAATATAAGGCAGAAGTTACCAGATGGGGTTACATTGATAAGGACAGATGGGATGGTTTTTATAACTGGCTCTATGATAATAAATTAATTGAGAAGGAAATACCTTCCGGCACTGGATTTTCCAACGATTATCTGGCAGATTAA
- a CDS encoding ABC transporter ATP-binding protein, with amino-acid sequence MERLTAENISVSYGGIKIIDDISIELHKGEIVSLLGASGVGKTTLFNVLSGLLIPDQGAVLIDSENITGKTGKLSYMLQKDMLLPFKTIVDNVALPLVIKGKKKKEARAVAASFFEEFGLSGTESKYPKQLSGGMRQRAALLRTYLFSDQVALLDEPFSALDTITKGNMHQWYLGVMESIKLSTLFITHDIDEAILLSDRIYIMAGKPGHIVEELIMKEKKPRSEDFLVSDEFIRYKKHISMLLKQNEEKSQ; translated from the coding sequence ATGGAAAGATTAACAGCTGAAAACATAAGTGTAAGCTATGGTGGTATTAAGATTATCGATGATATATCCATAGAACTGCATAAAGGAGAAATCGTAAGCCTCCTTGGAGCAAGCGGTGTAGGAAAAACAACACTTTTTAATGTTCTCTCTGGTCTTTTAATACCGGATCAAGGAGCTGTACTAATTGATAGTGAGAATATTACCGGCAAGACCGGAAAGCTAAGTTATATGCTGCAAAAAGATATGCTTCTGCCTTTTAAGACGATTGTTGATAATGTGGCCCTTCCCCTGGTCATAAAGGGGAAAAAGAAAAAAGAAGCAAGAGCTGTCGCAGCTTCCTTCTTTGAAGAGTTTGGCCTTTCCGGAACCGAGAGCAAATATCCCAAGCAGCTCTCGGGAGGTATGAGGCAAAGAGCAGCTCTGCTTCGAACTTATCTTTTCTCCGATCAGGTTGCACTGTTAGATGAACCTTTCAGTGCTCTTGATACCATAACAAAAGGTAATATGCATCAATGGTATCTTGGGGTTATGGAGAGTATAAAATTATCCACTCTCTTTATAACCCACGATATTGATGAAGCTATTCTTCTTTCTGACAGAATCTACATTATGGCAGGAAAACCGGGACATATAGTGGAGGAACTGATTATGAAAGAGAAAAAGCCCAGATCAGAGGATTTTCTTGTAAGTGATGAGTTTATTCGGTATAAGAAACATATCAGTATGCTGCTAAAACAGAATGAAGAGAAAAGCCAATAG
- the ytvI gene encoding sporulation integral membrane protein YtvI, which produces MKKLLIYTKIFINVLIFVLGVLAVIFIVPKLIRFFMPFVIGFIVSAIANPLVKFLEKRVKIVRKHSSAIIIILVIAAVVGALYAIISILVNEISNLIKDFPNIYTGLEIQFHTISQKLSKIYEILPGNVTVKLDELGANITDYATRIMADTSNFNIGAAGDYMKNLMDILLYSIVTIMSAYFFIAERDNLAAAVHRMTPASLMKSYNLVVSNFKTAVGGYFKAQFKIMLVLTVILFAGFEIIHVKYSFLFALLTAFLDFLPFFGTGAVVWPWTLIEILSGNYFKAVMLVIIYLVCTIIKQVLQPKMVGDSVGISPFATLIFMFIGYRLLGVFGLIIGIPVGMILVNFYKAGMFDGLMKGFRIIIHDINEFRKM; this is translated from the coding sequence ATGAAGAAGCTATTGATTTACACGAAGATTTTTATTAACGTATTAATATTTGTGCTTGGTGTACTGGCGGTTATCTTTATCGTGCCAAAACTGATACGGTTCTTTATGCCATTTGTCATCGGTTTTATCGTATCGGCTATAGCAAATCCTCTAGTCAAGTTTCTTGAGAAGAGAGTAAAGATAGTACGAAAACACAGTTCAGCGATTATTATTATCCTGGTAATTGCAGCGGTTGTAGGAGCCTTGTATGCTATCATCAGCATTCTGGTAAATGAAATCAGCAATTTAATAAAGGATTTCCCTAATATATACACAGGACTGGAGATTCAATTTCACACCATATCTCAAAAACTGTCTAAGATATATGAGATACTTCCTGGCAATGTAACCGTTAAGCTGGATGAACTAGGCGCTAATATTACGGATTATGCTACAAGGATAATGGCAGACACCAGTAATTTTAACATTGGTGCGGCCGGGGATTATATGAAGAATCTTATGGATATCTTATTGTATTCCATCGTGACCATTATGTCCGCTTACTTTTTTATTGCAGAAAGGGATAATCTGGCAGCAGCAGTCCACCGAATGACACCGGCATCTTTAATGAAGAGCTATAACTTGGTTGTTTCTAATTTTAAAACTGCTGTAGGAGGGTATTTTAAGGCACAGTTTAAGATCATGTTGGTGCTTACGGTTATACTTTTTGCCGGTTTTGAAATTATCCATGTAAAATATTCCTTTTTGTTTGCCTTGCTTACTGCATTCTTAGATTTCCTTCCTTTCTTTGGGACGGGAGCTGTTGTATGGCCCTGGACATTGATTGAGATCTTATCAGGAAATTATTTTAAAGCAGTTATGCTGGTAATTATATATCTTGTCTGCACTATTATAAAACAAGTACTGCAGCCTAAGATGGTGGGAGACAGCGTAGGTATCAGTCCCTTTGCAACACTTATATTTATGTTTATCGGTTATAGGCTGTTAGGAGTGTTTGGTTTAATAATCGGCATTCCGGTTGGAATGATTCTGGTGAATTTCTATAAGGCCGGTATGTTTGATGGTTTAATGAAAGGTTTCCGTATTATTATACATGATATTAATGAATTTAGAAAAATGTAG
- a CDS encoding Panacea domain-containing protein — MCENKVLSQENTIVTAKEIQTILKDFRIGKKPLAKLLGWGETTIIRYIEGDIPTAEYSNKLKNIVEDPIYYYELLLESKDNLTNVAYRKTLQAVLEKMTERKINLIAQYMIYYTQGDLSPGYTQWLLYYAQGFSMALFDKELFEDDYYVNTENTPYIKLYNSMKKHGVNMFEVPINRLTENEKNLIIKILDTFSWYGPKTLKALSAFEKSNYRISRDKEGRRIISKDLIKSQFKDVVALYGIKGLNDIHKYPDSRFFDLKGI, encoded by the coding sequence ATGTGTGAGAACAAAGTGCTGAGTCAGGAAAATACTATTGTAACCGCAAAAGAAATTCAAACAATATTGAAAGACTTTCGCATAGGTAAGAAACCTTTGGCTAAATTATTAGGGTGGGGTGAGACTACAATAATAAGATATATTGAAGGCGACATCCCTACTGCGGAATATTCTAACAAGCTAAAAAACATAGTGGAAGACCCCATATATTACTATGAGCTGCTGTTGGAGAGTAAAGATAACTTAACGAATGTTGCTTACCGAAAGACTCTGCAAGCAGTTCTGGAAAAAATGACAGAACGGAAAATTAATCTGATAGCACAGTATATGATATATTATACCCAGGGAGATTTGTCGCCGGGGTATACTCAGTGGTTGCTATACTATGCACAAGGCTTTTCTATGGCTTTGTTTGATAAGGAATTATTTGAAGATGATTATTACGTAAATACAGAAAATACTCCTTATATAAAACTATATAACAGTATGAAAAAACATGGGGTGAATATGTTTGAGGTTCCTATAAACCGTTTGACGGAGAATGAAAAGAATCTGATTATTAAGATTCTTGATACCTTTAGCTGGTATGGCCCTAAGACCTTAAAAGCTCTGTCTGCTTTCGAAAAATCAAACTATCGTATTTCAAGAGACAAAGAGGGCAGAAGAATAATATCAAAAGATTTAATAAAAAGTCAGTTTAAAGATGTAGTGGCTCTCTACGGAATTAAGGGACTTAATGATATACATAAATATCCTGACAGCAGATTTTTTGATTTGAAGGGCATCTGA
- a CDS encoding DUF2156 domain-containing protein: MGIELKKLTLADCMKLDRYSTLRPVYLSERQPVNQFIWEEFYNTHYYQNDTYMMCVIQTNDISGPMMPLCKTEDIPAVFQEIKAYWNQVLGKPLNMYLLDETFINALRTIPGFEEEFKIEDCRDNYDYLYDAEKLRTLSGKAYHKKKNHLNSFLKGYEGRYEFKILDCSNVEEIESFHDRWLDNRDYEDKHGSMRSEENGIHRLFKYCGLVDCQIGGVYIDGNLEAYSIGSYAPEIKCAFIHIEKANINIPGLYNFINQQFLIHCFPEAELVNREDDLGQEGLRKAKLSYQPIRLESKYHIFQNS, translated from the coding sequence ATGGGAATAGAATTAAAAAAACTGACGCTTGCCGACTGTATGAAGCTGGACCGTTACTCTACATTAAGACCGGTCTATCTCTCCGAACGCCAGCCGGTAAACCAGTTTATATGGGAAGAATTTTATAATACCCATTATTATCAGAACGATACTTATATGATGTGCGTTATACAAACCAACGATATCAGTGGTCCAATGATGCCTTTGTGTAAGACGGAAGATATTCCTGCTGTATTCCAGGAGATTAAGGCCTATTGGAACCAGGTCCTTGGGAAACCCTTGAATATGTACCTTCTAGACGAAACCTTTATTAACGCCCTTCGTACCATACCGGGTTTTGAGGAGGAGTTCAAAATAGAAGACTGCAGAGATAATTACGACTATCTATATGATGCGGAAAAATTAAGAACTCTAAGCGGTAAAGCTTATCACAAAAAGAAGAATCATCTAAATTCATTTCTAAAGGGCTATGAAGGCAGATATGAATTCAAGATTCTTGATTGTTCCAATGTAGAAGAGATTGAGAGCTTTCATGACAGGTGGCTGGATAACAGAGATTATGAAGATAAGCATGGAAGTATGAGAAGCGAGGAAAACGGTATTCACAGGTTGTTTAAGTATTGTGGCTTAGTAGACTGTCAGATTGGCGGTGTCTATATAGACGGTAACCTGGAGGCTTATTCCATTGGAAGTTATGCACCGGAGATAAAATGTGCTTTTATTCATATTGAAAAGGCAAACATTAACATTCCCGGACTTTATAACTTTATCAACCAGCAATTTTTGATACATTGCTTCCCCGAAGCAGAACTAGTAAACCGGGAAGACGACCTTGGTCAGGAAGGCTTAAGAAAAGCCAAACTATCTTATCAGCCAATACGTCTGGAATCAAAATATCATATTTTCCAGAACAGTTAA
- the typA gene encoding translational GTPase TypA: MRIKREDIRNIAIIAHVDHGKTTLVDELLKQSGVFRSNQTVQERVMDSNDIERERGITILSKNTAVFYNGVKINIIDTPGHADFGGEVERVLKMVNGVVLVVDAFEGPMPQTKFVLKKALELELPVIVCINKIDRPEARPKEVIDEVLELFIELDATDDQLDCPFIFASAKSGVAILELDDSPENMIPLFETIIDYIPAPEGDPEESTQVLISTIDYNEYVGRIGVGKVDNGIIKVNQDVVLVNAHDPEKNQRVKISKLYEFEGLKKVEVTEASVGSIVAISGIADIHIGDTLCSPENPSPIPFQKISEPTIAMHFIVNDSPLAGQEGKFVTSRHLRERLFRELNTDVSLRVEETDVTESFKVSGRGELHLSVLIENMRREGYEFAVSKAEVLYRNDEKGHLLEPMERAIIDVPEEFSGTVIDKLSQRKGELQGMSNGNGAYSRLEFLIPSRGLIGYRGEFLTDTKGNGILNTLFDGYGPFKGDIQYRKQGSLIAYESGEAITYGLFNAQERGLLFISPGVKVYSGMVVGQNGKAEDIEVNVCKKKQLTNTRSSSADEALKLVPPKVLSLEQALEFIDTDELLEVTPKNLRIRKKILDPTLRMRAKRNSQSK, encoded by the coding sequence ATGCGTATCAAAAGAGAAGATATCAGAAATATTGCAATTATTGCGCACGTTGATCATGGTAAGACTACCCTGGTGGATGAACTTTTAAAACAAAGCGGTGTTTTTCGTTCCAACCAAACTGTACAGGAGCGTGTCATGGACTCCAATGATATTGAAAGAGAACGTGGCATTACCATTCTTTCCAAGAATACCGCTGTATTCTATAATGGCGTTAAAATCAATATTATCGATACACCCGGCCATGCTGATTTCGGAGGCGAAGTAGAACGTGTCCTTAAAATGGTTAATGGTGTAGTTCTGGTAGTGGATGCTTTCGAAGGTCCCATGCCCCAGACAAAATTCGTTTTAAAAAAGGCATTGGAACTGGAATTACCGGTTATTGTCTGCATCAACAAAATCGATCGTCCTGAAGCAAGGCCAAAAGAAGTAATTGACGAAGTTTTAGAGTTATTTATTGAGTTGGATGCAACAGATGACCAGCTTGACTGTCCATTTATATTTGCCTCTGCAAAATCCGGCGTTGCTATTTTAGAACTGGATGATTCCCCTGAGAATATGATACCTCTTTTTGAGACTATAATAGATTATATCCCTGCTCCGGAAGGAGATCCTGAGGAGAGTACCCAGGTACTTATCAGTACCATTGACTACAATGAATATGTTGGACGAATCGGTGTCGGTAAGGTTGACAACGGCATTATTAAGGTAAATCAGGATGTTGTTCTTGTAAATGCCCACGACCCGGAAAAGAACCAGCGCGTTAAGATCAGCAAACTCTATGAGTTCGAAGGCCTTAAGAAAGTAGAAGTAACAGAAGCTTCCGTAGGTTCTATCGTAGCGATCTCCGGTATTGCTGACATTCACATCGGAGATACCCTTTGCTCCCCTGAGAATCCAAGCCCTATCCCTTTCCAGAAGATATCAGAACCTACTATCGCTATGCACTTTATCGTAAATGATAGTCCGTTAGCAGGTCAGGAAGGTAAATTTGTAACCTCCAGACATTTAAGAGAACGTTTATTCAGAGAGCTTAATACAGATGTAAGCCTTCGTGTAGAAGAAACCGATGTTACTGAGAGCTTTAAAGTCTCCGGTCGTGGAGAACTTCACTTATCTGTTCTCATTGAGAATATGCGTAGAGAAGGTTATGAATTCGCCGTAAGTAAGGCAGAAGTACTCTATCGTAACGATGAAAAGGGACATCTTTTAGAGCCCATGGAACGCGCAATTATTGATGTTCCAGAAGAATTCAGCGGAACAGTTATTGATAAATTAAGCCAGCGTAAAGGTGAACTTCAGGGAATGTCTAATGGAAACGGAGCTTATTCAAGGCTTGAGTTCCTTATTCCATCAAGAGGTCTTATTGGTTACAGAGGTGAATTCTTAACAGATACGAAGGGTAATGGTATCTTAAATACCCTCTTCGACGGATATGGTCCATTTAAGGGTGATATTCAGTATAGAAAGCAAGGCTCATTAATTGCCTATGAATCCGGTGAAGCAATTACCTATGGTCTCTTTAATGCTCAGGAGCGTGGTCTTCTCTTTATATCTCCCGGCGTAAAGGTATATTCCGGTATGGTAGTAGGACAGAATGGCAAGGCTGAGGATATCGAAGTAAATGTCTGCAAGAAAAAACAGCTGACCAACACTCGTTCCTCCAGTGCCGATGAAGCCCTGAAACTGGTTCCGCCAAAGGTATTAAGTCTTGAACAAGCCCTTGAATTTATTGATACTGACGAACTCTTGGAAGTTACACCAAAGAACTTAAGAATAAGAAAGAAAATTTTAGACCCTACCTTAAGAATGAGAGCAAAACGTAATTCACAGAGCAAATAG